In Mytilus edulis chromosome 13, xbMytEdul2.2, whole genome shotgun sequence, a single window of DNA contains:
- the LOC139500104 gene encoding uncharacterized protein: MRLNGTSDTKKRIIAISPDDMNMYTEIAKTVLHNVDLLQAEISQIMTRILKNTTIDSKQRADVGVNLTIPDIREEYSQKTNGDREDEANYRSAMHDDEMGIVAKCEAPAPFNDVSFEGTISLLCKIRIGGNWFRKLLRPKKENLTINDCAIIGESVVLLDDYNTRLIIYNKDGSNKRDIKLSSKPWCIAVINNSDVAVSFNQSYIEIIDIHKKKTNDKIVTSGDPFGISYQNELLYVVIRLQKIDVMGFTGNIIRSFPCPSSSVWYITTDSERLFLADYSQDTLYCCDMYGSVTWTFTDDKLKYPCGVTVDLTGNVYVASNSSDKVVVVSHDGEHSTELLTREDELKSPVGICFDKSNNHLLVCNTEPEYAFLYDVNHKENDMFV; this comes from the exons ATGAGACTGAACGGAACGTCGGacacaaaaaaaagaataattgcaATTTCACCTGATGACATGAACATGTATACAGAGATAGCGAAGACAGTTCTACACAATGTAGATTTGCTACAAGCAGAAATTTCTCAAATTATGACCAGAATATTAAAAAATACTACAATTGATTCAAAACAACGTGCTGACGTGGGTGTAAATTTGACAATACCAGACATCAGAg agGAATATAGTCAGAAAACAAATGGAGATAGGGAAGACGAAGCTAACTATCGTTCTGCTATGCATGACGACGAGATGGGAATAGTAGCAAAATGTGAAG CGCCAGCACCATTTAATGACGTTTCGTTTGAAGGGACCATCAGTTTACTGTGTAAAATCAGAATTGGTGGGAATTGGTTCAGAAAGCTTCTTAgaccaaaaaaagaaaatttaacaataaatgaTTGTGCAATCATTGGTGAATCGGTTGTTTTACTTGATGACTACAACACAAGACTAATCATCTACAATAAAGACGGAAGTAACAAGCGAGACATCAAACTGTCTAGTAAGCCATGGTGTATAGCAGTGATAAACAACTCCGACGTCGCTGTTTCATTCAATCAATCATATATTGAGATAATTGATAttcacaaaaagaaaacaaatgataaaatagtGACCAGTGGTGACCCCTTCGGAATATCCTATCAAAACGAACTACTGTATGTTGTTATTCGTCTACAGAAGATAGATGTAATGGGTTTTACGGGGAATATAATTCGTTCATTCCCGTGTCCTTCATCGTCTGTATGGTACATAACAACTGATAGTGAGAGACTGTTCCTTGCTGATTACTCTCAAGACACTTTATATTGCTGTGACATGTATGGATCAGTAACATGGACGTTTACTGATGATAAGTTGAAATATCCTTGTGGAGTTACTGTAGATTTGACTGGTAATGTGTATGTGGCTTCTAATAGCTCTGATAAAGTTGTAGTGGTATCACATGATGGTGAACATAGCACGGAATTACTTACGAGGGAAGACGAACTAAAATCCCCAGTTGGAATTTGTTTTGACAAATCAAACAACCACCTATTGGTTTGTAATACAGAGCCTGAGTATGCATTTCTATATGACGTTAACCATAAAGAAAATGacatgtttgtctaa
- the LOC139500105 gene encoding uncharacterized protein, whose product MYKEVLFAVKVTEGITNMFPSTVGVKQGCILSPTLFSFYINDLTSMFDNTCDPVTLHDIKLSSLLYADDLVLISESSEGLQNCLNKLNTYCEKWNLTVNLDKTKTMIFNKSGKKLTKDKFVLNNEVIECCTEYKYLGILFKPLGIFTNAVNLLCKKASKALFCIKKILYSDKMDVFPHMKLFNSCVSPILLYCSEIWSLNIVKNNKTLESQYLSMESVKLQIKFAKGLLNVNSKAVNTAVLAELGMYPIGIQALKSSVGFWLHILKSNENESLLYNVYKANKQLNDGFASKVKMLLSKLNFTHVWENQCTFSKKRLLLAIVKKLNENYIIFWRNCLFNDDNSINGNKQRTYRKFKVKYELEKYLLLNLDKNVTKNYAKIRISNSMLAVERGRYNKTALENRICPLCHKEVEDEFHFIITCSEISKTRIKMFDEISSIVPCFNSMSEENKFDFIFSCEECDILLIIVNYISEMYNERNNYNVNI is encoded by the coding sequence ATGTACAAAGAAGTTTTATTTGCAGTTAAAGTCACTGAAGGCATTACTAATATGTTCCCTTCCACAGTTGGAGTAAAACAAGGCTGCATTCTAAGTCCtaccttattttctttttatataaatgatttaaccTCAATGTTTGATAACACATGTGATCCTGTAACATTACATGACATAAAATTGTCTAGTCTTTTATATGCTGATGACTTAGTATTAATATCAGAATCCTCAGAAGGTTTACAAAATTGTCTAAACAAATTAAATACTTATTGTGAAAAATGGAACTTGACTGTCAATCTTGACAAGacaaaaacaatgatatttaataaaagtggtaAAAAACTTACTAAAGACAAGTTTGTATTGAATAATGAAGTAATTGAATGTTGcacagaatataaatatttaggtaTACTATTCAAGCCATTAGGAATTTTCACTAATGCAGTAAATCTCCTATGTAAAAAAGCTTCTAAGgcattgttttgtataaaaaaaatactctaCTCAGATAAGATGGATGTTTTCCCCCATATGAAACTATTTAATTCTTGTGTTAGCCCAATATTACTGTATTGTAGTGAGATATGGTCGCTAAATATTGTGAAGAACAACAAAACTCTTGAATCTCAATATTTATCTATGGAATCAGTAAAACTCCAAATAAAATTTGCGAAAGGTCTTCTAAATGTTAATTCAAAGGCAGTAAATACAGCTGTATTAGCTGAATTGGGAATGTACCCTATTGGTATACAGGCCCTTAAGTCTTCTGTAGGATTTTGGTTAcatattttaaagtcaaatgaaaatgagtcattattatataatgtttataaagCTAACAAGCAGTTAAATGATGGATTTGCTTCAAAAGTTAAAATGCtactttcaaaattgaatttcacTCATGTTTGGGAAAATCAATGTACCTTCTCTAAAAAAAGATTACTTTTAGCCATCGTGAAGAAGCTCaatgaaaattacattatattttggagaaattgtctctttaatgatgataattcaataaatggaaataaacaaagaacctacagaaaatttaaagtaaagtatGAACTAGAAAAGTACCTTTtattgaatttagataaaaatgttacaaaaaattatgcTAAAATAAGAATAAGTAATAGTATGCTGGCTGTTGAACGTGGTAGATACAACAAAACAGctttagaaaatagaatatgtcctTTATGCCATAAAGAGgtggaagatgaatttcattttatcataacaTGTTCAGAAATTAGTAAAACTAGGATcaaaatgtttgatgaaatatCTAGTATTGTCCcctgttttaattcaatgagtgaagaaaacaaatttgattttatattttcctgcGAAGAATGTGATATTTTACTTATCATTGTTAACTACATAAGTGAAATGTATAATGAAAGAAACAATTATAATGTCAATATATGA